The Sphingomonas sp. So64.6b genome includes a region encoding these proteins:
- a CDS encoding NYN domain-containing protein: MTDTLPTGNVALLIDADNASPAAIDPVLTALADLGTVNVRRIYGNWNKPALKGWEAVALRYALEPQQQFDLTKGKNATDMKMTIDAMDLLASGRVTGFGIMSSDSDFMPLVTRIRQDGLKVYGFGRSTTPEGFRAACNRFIDVAELIARKEPAPAVPAPATPGRARNGIEPDVVTMLIDAYNASKRDAGGFASLSEVGQRASNRSSFDVRSYGYGRLSDMFEAVPGFVVDRRDGGAFVKLKK; the protein is encoded by the coding sequence ATGACCGATACCCTTCCTACCGGCAATGTTGCGCTCCTGATCGACGCGGACAATGCTTCACCCGCGGCGATCGACCCGGTGCTGACCGCGCTTGCCGATCTCGGCACCGTCAATGTTCGCCGCATCTATGGCAATTGGAACAAGCCCGCCCTGAAAGGCTGGGAGGCGGTCGCGCTGCGCTACGCGCTCGAGCCGCAACAGCAGTTCGACCTGACCAAGGGCAAGAACGCAACCGACATGAAGATGACGATCGACGCGATGGACCTGCTCGCCAGCGGTCGCGTGACGGGATTCGGCATCATGTCGTCGGACAGCGATTTCATGCCGCTGGTGACGCGCATTCGCCAGGATGGGCTGAAGGTTTACGGCTTTGGTCGTTCCACCACTCCGGAGGGTTTTCGTGCGGCTTGCAACCGTTTCATTGACGTCGCTGAACTGATTGCCCGCAAGGAGCCTGCCCCTGCCGTCCCCGCCCCGGCGACGCCAGGCAGGGCGCGCAACGGGATCGAACCCGACGTCGTCACCATGCTGATCGATGCCTATAACGCATCTAAACGCGACGCAGGAGGGTTCGCGTCGCTAAGCGAGGTCGGCCAGCGCGCCAGCAACCGTTCGAGTTTTGATGTGCGCAGCTATGGCTATGGCCGGCTATCGGACATGTTCGAGGCCGTGCCCGGATTCGTCGTCGATCGCCGCGACGGCGGGGCATTCGTCAAATTGAAGAAATAA
- a CDS encoding acylphosphatase: MASTQRVFISGKVQNIGFRDWIVRRAQENGVTGWVRNLRDGRVEILVVGEDDAATAFIDACRRGSDLARIDSLQARPDDERAPKGFTKRFTA; encoded by the coding sequence ATGGCATCGACGCAGCGTGTCTTTATCAGCGGCAAAGTTCAGAATATCGGTTTTCGCGACTGGATCGTGCGGCGTGCGCAGGAAAATGGCGTAACCGGCTGGGTACGCAATCTACGCGACGGCCGGGTCGAGATACTGGTCGTGGGCGAGGACGATGCCGCGACCGCGTTCATCGATGCCTGCCGCCGGGGTTCCGACCTGGCCCGAATCGACAGCCTGCAAGCCAGGCCCGACGACGAACGTGCCCCCAAAGGCTTCACCAAGCGCTTTACCGCCTGA
- a CDS encoding DoxX family protein, which produces MPIPATWSPKLLALLRIVAGLGFLHHGVSKFFNVPPFPVPLNPLLYAAGTLELVGGALIIIGLFTRPVAFVLSGMMAVAYFMAHAPKSLYPSVNGGEAAMLYCFIFLFLAAAGAGAWSADAARNRA; this is translated from the coding sequence ATGCCGATACCCGCCACCTGGTCGCCCAAATTGCTCGCCCTGCTCCGGATCGTTGCGGGTCTGGGTTTCCTGCATCACGGCGTCTCGAAATTCTTCAACGTGCCGCCCTTCCCCGTGCCGCTCAATCCTTTGCTTTACGCGGCCGGTACGCTGGAACTGGTCGGCGGCGCGCTGATCATCATCGGGTTGTTCACGCGGCCTGTGGCGTTCGTCCTTTCGGGCATGATGGCGGTCGCCTATTTCATGGCCCATGCACCGAAGAGCCTCTATCCTTCGGTTAATGGCGGTGAGGCGGCGATGCTTTATTGCTTCATCTTCCTGTTTCTCGCCGCCGCGGGCGCTGGCGCCTGGAGCGCCGACGCAGCACGCAATCGCGCCTGA
- the greB gene encoding transcription elongation factor GreB: MDQPNYITPAGYAVLSAEYRHLLGEERPKLVDVISWAAGNGDRSENGDYIYGRKRLREIDRRLGWLAKRMKAAKVIDPADQPDRSRVFFGATVTITDQDDVERVLTIVGDDETETGLGRIGWGAPLARALRGAAVGDVRRVTLPGGEKEYEVVAIVYPATERFIAAD; encoded by the coding sequence TTGGATCAACCCAATTATATCACGCCGGCCGGTTATGCCGTGCTCAGCGCCGAATATCGTCACTTGCTGGGCGAGGAGCGGCCCAAGCTGGTCGACGTCATTTCCTGGGCTGCCGGCAATGGCGACCGGTCGGAGAATGGCGACTATATCTATGGTCGCAAGAGATTGCGCGAGATCGACCGCCGGCTCGGCTGGCTGGCGAAACGCATGAAAGCGGCCAAGGTGATCGACCCCGCCGACCAGCCCGACCGCAGCCGGGTCTTTTTCGGCGCGACCGTCACCATCACCGATCAGGATGATGTCGAGCGGGTCCTGACCATTGTCGGAGATGACGAGACCGAAACGGGCTTGGGCAGGATCGGCTGGGGTGCACCACTCGCGCGGGCCTTGCGCGGTGCGGCGGTCGGCGATGTACGCAGGGTGACATTGCCCGGCGGCGAAAAGGAATATGAAGTGGTGGCGATCGTCTATCCGGCAACCGAGCGTTTCATCGCCGCGGATTGA
- a CDS encoding lytic transglycosylase domain-containing protein: protein MIASVIKSGVLLAGISGLAVASGVPQEQLGWGRAQQLLQGQTPQSAAMAAAVSEWNALRQSSSYPFDRYARFLIAHPGWPGENALRRTAERSMEAGNWSPSTAVSYFRRHAPLTGAGKTRHAEALSLTGQRDEAQVAARNAWVSGPLSVTDEAKLISGFPGALRSEDHDARMDELLWQGSTASAQRQIALVSPGKRALFEARLAFRTNAVDAAERSAATQGIGANDPGYIADRATWLRNNSAAPSARSWLARPRSLARRPGDVEKWFEVLLANAREAANDGQAQTAFDIASKVDDAFSEGTDISRAPLGERDDYTSLVWLAGQTALKRLNRPADAIGMYDRYARGSQTPQSQSKGYYWAGRAALAAGRSADANAFFTRAAGYRDLFYGQLALERLALPLTPPGNPVPRPIDESVRAAYFARETVRAAQYLGTVGRWEDQTAFVRQIAIDAKSDSDHMLATELSRMLGRPDLGVMVGRSALQNGFTDYTTVAFPNVRVPDTQASNWTMIHAIARQESQFDRAAISHAGARGLMQLMPGTARETAGKLGLTYQPGSLTTDTDYNIQLGSSYFQRVYNNYNSYPLAVAAYNAGPGNVNKWLRANGDPRTGAVDMVDWIEAIPIQETRNYVQRVLENAVVYDLMNPARSRSSGANRISWYLGKQRPG from the coding sequence ATGATAGCATCGGTCATCAAATCCGGCGTATTGCTTGCCGGTATCTCAGGGCTCGCCGTCGCATCGGGCGTCCCGCAGGAACAGCTCGGTTGGGGCCGCGCTCAGCAATTGCTTCAGGGACAGACGCCGCAAAGCGCGGCGATGGCCGCAGCGGTCAGCGAATGGAACGCGTTGCGCCAGTCGAGCAGCTATCCGTTCGATCGATATGCGCGCTTCCTGATCGCCCATCCCGGCTGGCCAGGCGAGAACGCGCTACGCCGCACGGCCGAGCGATCGATGGAGGCGGGCAACTGGTCGCCCTCCACCGCGGTCAGTTATTTTCGGCGTCACGCTCCCCTGACCGGGGCCGGCAAGACCCGTCATGCCGAGGCCTTGTCGCTGACCGGCCAGCGTGACGAAGCGCAGGTCGCGGCGCGCAACGCTTGGGTATCGGGACCGCTGTCGGTGACCGACGAGGCGAAGCTGATTTCCGGCTTCCCCGGCGCGCTCCGTTCCGAGGACCATGACGCGCGGATGGACGAACTGCTCTGGCAGGGCTCGACGGCATCGGCGCAACGCCAGATCGCGCTGGTCAGCCCGGGCAAGCGCGCCCTGTTCGAGGCGCGGCTCGCCTTCCGCACCAATGCGGTGGACGCTGCGGAGCGCTCGGCCGCGACGCAGGGTATCGGCGCGAACGATCCCGGTTACATCGCCGATCGCGCGACCTGGCTGCGCAACAATTCCGCCGCACCGAGCGCGCGCTCCTGGCTCGCCCGTCCCCGTTCGCTCGCGCGGCGCCCCGGCGATGTCGAGAAATGGTTCGAGGTGCTGCTCGCCAATGCCCGCGAAGCGGCGAACGACGGTCAGGCCCAGACCGCTTTCGATATCGCGAGCAAGGTTGACGATGCGTTCTCCGAAGGGACCGATATCAGCCGGGCGCCACTGGGTGAGCGCGACGATTATACCAGCCTGGTCTGGCTGGCCGGACAGACCGCGCTCAAGAGGCTCAACAGGCCGGCCGATGCGATCGGCATGTACGACCGTTACGCCCGGGGTTCCCAGACGCCGCAATCGCAGTCCAAGGGTTATTATTGGGCGGGCCGCGCGGCGCTGGCAGCGGGGCGCTCGGCGGATGCCAATGCCTTCTTCACGCGCGCCGCCGGTTATCGCGACCTGTTTTACGGCCAGCTTGCACTCGAGCGGCTCGCGCTGCCGCTGACGCCGCCAGGCAATCCGGTGCCGCGTCCGATCGATGAATCGGTCCGCGCGGCCTATTTCGCACGCGAAACGGTGCGTGCGGCGCAATATCTCGGCACGGTCGGCCGCTGGGAAGATCAGACCGCATTTGTGCGCCAGATCGCAATCGACGCGAAAAGCGACAGCGATCACATGCTTGCGACCGAATTGTCGCGCATGCTCGGCCGGCCCGATCTCGGCGTGATGGTGGGGCGTAGTGCGCTGCAGAATGGTTTCACCGATTATACCACGGTCGCCTTCCCCAATGTCCGCGTGCCGGACACGCAGGCAAGCAACTGGACGATGATCCATGCGATCGCGCGTCAGGAAAGCCAGTTCGACCGCGCCGCGATCAGCCATGCCGGCGCGCGCGGCCTGATGCAGTTGATGCCCGGCACCGCGCGGGAAACCGCGGGCAAGCTGGGCCTGACCTATCAACCGGGCTCGCTGACCACCGACACCGATTATAATATCCAGCTCGGTTCGAGTTATTTCCAGCGCGTCTACAATAACTATAACAGCTATCCGCTGGCCGTCGCGGCGTACAATGCCGGGCCGGGCAATGTGAACAAATGGCTCCGCGCCAATGGCGACCCGCGTACCGGCGCGGTCGACATGGTCGACTGGATCGAGGCGATCCCGATCCAGGAGACGCGCAACTATGTTCAGCGCGTGCTGGAAAATGCCGTGGTCTATGACCTGATGAACCCGGCACGCTCGCGCTCGAGCGGTGCGAACCGGATCAGCTGGTATCTGGGCAAGCAGCGGCCGGGCTGA
- the dapA gene encoding 4-hydroxy-tetrahydrodipicolinate synthase has product MFSGSIPALVTLFEDDGAFAENAYRDFVEWQISEGSAGLVPCGTTGEAATLSAEEHFHVVRVCAEQAKGRVPILAGAGSNDTRVAIANVKAAKQAGADAALMVPPYYNRPSQEGIFRHFEAVATESPLPIVLYNVPGRTVTDIQPATMARIVQAFPDIFIGVKDATGSLGRVSEQRAGCGRDFVQLSGNDETALAFNAMGGIGCISVTANIAPRLCADFQAAWAAGDTAGALALHDRLYPLHIAMFTDASPGPVKYALGKIRPEWPVALRLPMTWPNEASQRAVDAALAVAL; this is encoded by the coding sequence ATGTTTTCCGGATCGATCCCAGCGCTCGTCACGCTGTTCGAAGACGACGGCGCGTTCGCGGAAAACGCCTATCGCGATTTCGTCGAGTGGCAGATCAGCGAAGGTTCGGCCGGACTGGTGCCGTGCGGCACAACCGGCGAGGCCGCGACATTGAGCGCGGAAGAGCATTTCCACGTGGTACGCGTTTGCGCCGAACAGGCGAAGGGCAGGGTGCCCATTCTTGCCGGGGCCGGGTCGAACGATACGCGCGTGGCGATCGCCAATGTGAAGGCGGCGAAGCAGGCTGGCGCCGATGCCGCGCTGATGGTGCCGCCCTATTATAACCGGCCCAGCCAGGAAGGCATTTTCCGCCATTTCGAAGCAGTGGCAACGGAATCGCCGCTGCCGATCGTGCTCTACAACGTCCCCGGCCGCACCGTGACCGACATCCAGCCGGCGACGATGGCGCGGATCGTCCAGGCGTTTCCGGACATATTCATCGGCGTGAAGGACGCGACCGGCTCGCTTGGCCGTGTCAGCGAACAGCGCGCCGGTTGCGGCCGGGATTTCGTGCAACTTTCGGGCAATGACGAGACGGCGCTGGCCTTCAACGCGATGGGCGGGATCGGCTGCATCTCCGTCACCGCGAACATCGCGCCGCGGCTGTGCGCCGATTTCCAGGCGGCGTGGGCGGCGGGGGACACGGCGGGCGCATTGGCGCTGCACGACCGGCTTTATCCGCTGCACATCGCGATGTTCACCGACGCATCGCCCGGGCCGGTGAAATATGCGCTGGGCAAAATCCGGCCGGAATGGCCTGTGGCTTTACGCTTGCCGATGACCTGGCCGAACGAGGCAAGCCAGCGCGCGGTGGATGCGGCGTTGGCGGTCGCTCTCTGA
- the smpB gene encoding SsrA-binding protein SmpB codes for MARPKPATFEKTKVVAENRRAKFDYAIETVYEAGIALTGTEVKALRTGQGSIAESYAEVDDGQVWLINSNVPEFSHGNRFNHEPKRPRKLLLHEREINKMHGAVAREGMTLVPLSIYFNSSGKAKVELALAKGKKAHDKRETIKERDWKREQGRLMRDRG; via the coding sequence ATGGCCCGTCCCAAACCCGCCACCTTCGAAAAGACCAAGGTCGTTGCCGAGAACCGGCGCGCCAAATTCGATTATGCGATCGAGACGGTCTATGAGGCCGGCATCGCGCTGACCGGCACCGAAGTGAAGGCGTTGCGCACCGGCCAGGGATCGATCGCCGAAAGCTATGCCGAAGTCGATGACGGCCAGGTCTGGCTGATTAATTCCAACGTGCCCGAATTCAGCCATGGCAACCGCTTCAACCATGAGCCCAAGCGCCCCCGTAAATTGCTCCTTCACGAGAGGGAGATAAACAAGATGCACGGGGCGGTGGCGCGCGAGGGCATGACCCTGGTGCCGCTGTCGATCTATTTCAATTCGTCGGGCAAGGCGAAGGTGGAATTGGCGTTGGCGAAGGGCAAAAAGGCGCATGACAAGCGCGAGACGATCAAGGAGCGCGACTGGAAGCGCGAGCAGGGAAGGTTGATGCGTGATCGTGGCTGA
- a CDS encoding DUF2062 domain-containing protein — MAEQGVFAKFVAWCRRNTPTRESMESNRFLKPVAHRVLRPELWRFTRRSVPRGVALGMVTGILAPVAQVALSAVLALPFRANIPAAALTTFITNPFTTPPLWVAAYWIGRSVLRLDAHVPGSPIANTVDANAGWLSWIASEAAPATAIGLLIITVAFAVVGYFASALGWRLWIARKWRNRHRSRVVDPAN; from the coding sequence GTGGCTGAGCAGGGGGTGTTCGCCAAGTTCGTCGCATGGTGCCGGCGCAACACGCCCACGCGCGAAAGCATGGAGAGCAATCGCTTTCTCAAGCCCGTCGCGCACCGTGTGTTGCGGCCGGAGCTGTGGCGCTTCACGCGTCGCTCGGTGCCGCGCGGCGTCGCGCTGGGCATGGTCACCGGCATCCTCGCGCCGGTCGCGCAAGTGGCGCTGTCCGCCGTTCTCGCGCTGCCATTTCGCGCCAATATCCCGGCGGCGGCGCTCACCACCTTCATCACTAATCCTTTCACCACGCCGCCTTTATGGGTTGCCGCTTATTGGATCGGCCGCTCCGTGCTGCGCCTGGACGCGCACGTGCCGGGCAGTCCGATCGCCAACACCGTCGATGCGAATGCCGGCTGGCTGAGCTGGATCGCGTCGGAAGCGGCGCCGGCCACTGCGATTGGGCTGCTGATCATCACCGTCGCCTTTGCCGTCGTCGGTTATTTCGCCAGCGCGCTCGGCTGGCGCCTGTGGATCGCGCGTAAATGGCGCAATCGCCACCGGTCGAGGGTGGTCGATCCGGCAAATTGA
- a CDS encoding M13 family metallopeptidase — translation MSRTPFVTLLLSATAFIGCAAASSSQNAPVIEAAAKPSIGSFGFDETGMDRKVAPGDDFYDFANGAWVEKTPIPADKANFGAFDLLQDLSRERTRGILEAAKAKPGSKIGAAYAAYLDQAAIEAKGLAPIKPWLNKIKALKSPAGYAALVAEADRNGVGVPFNTGVSQDQKNPDAYALQMRQGGLGLPDRDFYLDANDAKLAAAKTAYQAHIAKMFTFAGEPDADARARAIVDFETGIAQVSWTRAESRDADKTYNKMTVADLGKSAPGFDFATYFRGIGIPADSVIVGQPSAISGIAKLIGATPVGVLRDQLLIRSLEGFASVLPTAFDKENFAMFSTVLSGTPEQQARWKRGVDYTSGVLTDDVSKLYVAQYFPPETKAAADALVKNIITAMNARIDKLDWMAPETKVKAHAKLAAFTPRIGYPDKWRDYSALRVAPGDAFGNTLRANQWAHDYNAGKLGKPIYRWEWGLAPMTVNAQANPTLVAITFPAAILQPPFFDPNADPAINYGGIGAVIGHEMSHHFDDQGAKYDLKGRLTDWWTPADVASFKKLTGNLVAQYDAYEPLPGRKVNGTLTLGENTADLAGLSASFDAYHASLGGKPAPVIDGFTGDQRFYLGWAQVWRRSYREADMIQRLKTDPHAPSQLRAGIVRNLDPWYGAFEPEAGEKLYLAPEQRVRIW, via the coding sequence ATGTCCAGAACGCCGTTCGTAACGCTGCTGTTGTCCGCCACCGCCTTTATAGGCTGCGCTGCTGCCAGCTCTTCGCAAAATGCCCCGGTTATCGAGGCCGCTGCCAAGCCATCGATCGGTAGCTTCGGCTTTGACGAGACCGGCATGGACCGCAAGGTGGCGCCGGGCGACGATTTCTATGATTTCGCCAACGGTGCCTGGGTGGAAAAGACGCCGATCCCGGCGGACAAGGCCAATTTTGGCGCGTTCGACCTGCTGCAGGACCTGTCGCGCGAACGGACGCGTGGCATCCTGGAGGCAGCGAAGGCGAAGCCCGGTTCTAAGATCGGTGCGGCCTATGCCGCCTATCTCGATCAGGCGGCGATCGAGGCCAAAGGGCTGGCGCCGATCAAGCCATGGCTGAACAAGATCAAGGCGCTGAAGTCGCCGGCCGGTTATGCCGCATTGGTTGCGGAGGCCGATCGCAACGGCGTCGGCGTGCCGTTCAACACCGGCGTCTCGCAGGATCAAAAGAATCCGGACGCCTATGCCTTGCAGATGCGCCAAGGTGGCCTCGGCCTGCCCGACCGCGATTTCTATCTTGATGCGAACGATGCCAAGCTTGCCGCCGCCAAGACGGCCTATCAGGCGCATATCGCGAAAATGTTCACGTTTGCCGGCGAGCCCGATGCGGATGCGCGGGCCAGGGCAATCGTCGATTTCGAAACCGGGATCGCCCAGGTTAGCTGGACCCGCGCCGAAAGCCGCGATGCCGACAAGACGTATAACAAGATGACGGTTGCCGACCTGGGGAAGTCCGCGCCCGGTTTCGATTTCGCGACCTATTTCAGGGGTATCGGCATTCCGGCCGATAGCGTCATCGTCGGCCAGCCGAGCGCGATCAGCGGCATCGCCAAATTGATCGGCGCGACACCGGTCGGCGTACTCCGGGATCAGTTGCTGATCCGCTCGCTCGAAGGGTTCGCGTCGGTCCTGCCAACGGCGTTCGACAAGGAGAATTTCGCGATGTTCAGCACCGTGCTGTCGGGGACGCCCGAACAGCAGGCGCGCTGGAAACGCGGCGTCGATTATACCAGCGGTGTGCTGACCGACGATGTCAGCAAGCTTTACGTCGCGCAATATTTCCCGCCCGAAACCAAGGCGGCGGCGGATGCACTGGTCAAGAACATCATTACCGCGATGAACGCGCGGATCGACAAGCTCGACTGGATGGCGCCCGAAACCAAGGTCAAGGCGCACGCCAAGCTCGCCGCGTTCACGCCGCGGATCGGTTATCCCGATAAGTGGCGCGATTATTCGGCGCTGCGCGTCGCGCCCGGCGACGCGTTCGGCAACACGCTGCGCGCCAATCAATGGGCGCATGATTATAATGCCGGGAAGCTGGGCAAGCCGATCTACCGCTGGGAGTGGGGCCTGGCCCCGATGACGGTCAACGCACAGGCCAACCCGACCTTGGTCGCGATCACCTTCCCGGCGGCGATCCTGCAGCCGCCCTTTTTCGATCCCAATGCCGACCCCGCGATCAACTATGGCGGCATCGGCGCAGTGATCGGCCATGAGATGAGCCATCATTTCGACGATCAGGGCGCAAAATATGATCTGAAGGGCCGGTTGACCGACTGGTGGACGCCCGCCGATGTGGCGAGCTTCAAGAAGCTGACCGGCAATCTTGTCGCGCAATATGACGCTTATGAACCGCTGCCCGGCCGCAAGGTCAACGGCACGCTGACGCTGGGTGAGAATACCGCCGACTTGGCCGGCCTGAGCGCGTCGTTCGACGCCTATCACGCTTCGCTCGGCGGCAAGCCCGCGCCGGTGATCGACGGTTTCACCGGCGACCAGCGTTTCTATCTCGGTTGGGCACAGGTGTGGCGGCGCAGCTATCGCGAGGCGGACATGATCCAGCGCCTCAAGACCGATCCGCACGCGCCCTCGCAGCTGCGCGCGGGAATCGTGCGCAATCTCGATCCCTGGTACGGCGCATTCGAGCCGGAAGCGGGCGAGAAACTCTATCTGGCACCGGAACAGCGCGTTCGCATCTGGTAA
- a CDS encoding response regulator, translated as MASLPAPPTPSLSPARSAALIAGGCGVAAALIILGLIGNLPIAGAFLATALVIVGCLVAARRLFPQSRTGEVEADWTVARTLAASSADAVAITDRAGRLVCANDRYETLFAGFPTPPGLPIDDAGVDRLSTAGRAAWRDGTATVDRLIARGTPLAAEVERAGRDEDLLVWRFRGAEGLDLATSVEGMIGGPTGDRLAAAGIMTALIGPDGRIRSANRVFRARAMGHEEGAIAGRDFARFLITDSHGLVRFEREGLTGVPLRVLQIPFLEGEDAPMLVALLDDEGGGDTPAIGGSASAHVRSLVSLMPFGMALVDRDGRFIQMNDAFARAAQVDAAAPPLYPGDLLVREDKGVVADAIRRFANGATHSTDLAVRLKDHPDEPVALSIAGARGLGDAAVLLSLKDNGEETRLKREVAQATKMQAVGQLAGGVAHDFNNILTAIIGHCDLMLMRHTPGDSDYDDIQQIRANSNRAASLTRQLLAFSRQQTLRPQVLQLPDVISEVSNLLKRLLGETVALTVKHGRNLGPVRADPGQLEQVVVNLAVNARDAMLARDPRGGGTLSILTKSVSIADVRKMGSDILPIADYIALEIADTGSGIPADILPKIFEPFFTTKEVGKGTGLGLSTVYGIVKQSGGYIFADNNKGGPGAVFTIYLPVHTASGVVEAPPPAAARAVPKDKPADLWGTGTILLVEDEDMVRAVAERALTRQGYTVLTAEHGEAALEVLARSEKPDLLISDVMMPLMDGPTMVRHVRERYPDLPILFMSGYAEETLRKSIDLDNVQFLAKPFSVQQLAEAARSVLTAK; from the coding sequence ATGGCCAGCCTTCCCGCACCTCCGACCCCGTCACTCAGTCCAGCGCGCAGCGCCGCGCTGATCGCTGGCGGTTGCGGCGTAGCCGCGGCGCTGATCATCCTTGGGCTGATCGGCAATTTACCGATCGCCGGCGCCTTCCTGGCCACTGCGCTGGTCATTGTCGGTTGTCTCGTCGCGGCACGCCGCTTGTTTCCGCAAAGCCGCACCGGCGAGGTCGAGGCCGACTGGACCGTCGCGCGCACGCTTGCGGCAAGCAGCGCCGATGCGGTCGCGATCACTGACCGCGCCGGGCGACTGGTATGCGCCAACGACCGTTACGAGACGCTGTTTGCCGGTTTTCCGACGCCGCCCGGCCTGCCGATCGACGATGCCGGCGTGGATCGCCTGAGCACCGCTGGCCGCGCCGCGTGGCGCGACGGCACGGCCACAGTCGATCGCCTGATCGCGCGGGGCACGCCGCTTGCGGCGGAAGTCGAACGTGCCGGACGCGACGAAGATCTGCTCGTGTGGCGCTTCCGCGGCGCCGAGGGGCTCGACCTCGCCACCTCGGTCGAGGGAATGATCGGCGGCCCGACTGGAGACCGGCTCGCCGCTGCGGGGATCATGACCGCGCTGATCGGGCCCGACGGGCGCATCCGTTCGGCCAACCGCGTGTTCCGCGCGCGCGCGATGGGGCATGAGGAAGGGGCGATCGCCGGGCGTGATTTCGCTCGCTTCCTGATCACCGACAGCCATGGCCTGGTGCGTTTCGAACGCGAAGGCCTGACCGGCGTGCCGCTGCGTGTGCTGCAGATACCCTTTCTCGAAGGCGAAGACGCGCCGATGCTTGTCGCGCTGCTCGATGACGAGGGCGGCGGCGACACCCCGGCGATTGGCGGTAGCGCATCGGCGCATGTGCGCAGCCTGGTCAGCCTCATGCCGTTCGGCATGGCGCTGGTCGATCGCGATGGCCGCTTCATCCAGATGAACGACGCGTTCGCACGTGCGGCGCAGGTCGATGCCGCGGCGCCGCCGCTTTATCCCGGCGACCTGCTGGTGCGGGAGGACAAGGGTGTGGTCGCCGACGCGATCCGGCGCTTTGCCAATGGCGCGACGCATTCGACCGACCTTGCGGTACGGTTGAAAGATCATCCCGACGAACCAGTCGCTTTGTCGATCGCCGGCGCGCGCGGCCTGGGCGATGCTGCGGTGCTGCTCAGCCTCAAGGACAATGGCGAGGAAACCCGGCTCAAGCGCGAAGTTGCGCAGGCGACCAAGATGCAGGCAGTGGGCCAGCTTGCCGGCGGCGTCGCGCATGATTTCAATAATATCCTGACCGCGATCATCGGGCATTGCGACCTGATGCTGATGCGCCATACCCCTGGCGACAGCGATTATGACGACATCCAGCAGATCAGGGCGAATTCGAATCGCGCCGCCAGCCTGACTCGCCAGTTGCTCGCCTTTTCGCGTCAGCAGACGTTACGGCCGCAGGTGCTGCAACTGCCCGATGTCATTTCCGAAGTCTCGAACCTGCTCAAGCGCCTGCTCGGCGAGACGGTCGCGCTGACCGTCAAGCATGGCCGCAATCTGGGGCCAGTGCGCGCCGATCCCGGCCAGCTCGAACAGGTCGTGGTCAACCTCGCGGTCAATGCGCGCGATGCGATGCTCGCGCGCGACCCGCGCGGCGGTGGCACATTGTCGATCCTGACCAAGTCGGTCTCCATTGCGGATGTGCGCAAGATGGGCTCCGACATCCTGCCGATCGCCGATTATATCGCGCTCGAGATCGCCGATACCGGCAGCGGTATTCCGGCCGATATCTTGCCCAAGATCTTCGAACCCTTCTTCACCACCAAGGAAGTGGGCAAGGGGACGGGACTCGGGCTCTCGACCGTCTATGGCATCGTCAAGCAATCGGGCGGCTATATCTTCGCCGACAATAACAAGGGCGGGCCTGGCGCGGTTTTCACCATCTATCTGCCGGTCCATACCGCGAGCGGTGTCGTCGAAGCGCCACCACCGGCCGCGGCGCGGGCCGTGCCGAAAGACAAGCCGGCCGATCTATGGGGTACCGGCACGATCCTGTTGGTCGAAGACGAAGACATGGTCCGCGCGGTCGCCGAGCGCGCGCTGACTCGCCAGGGCTATACCGTGCTGACCGCGGAACATGGCGAGGCCGCGCTGGAAGTGCTGGCGCGCAGCGAGAAGCCGGACCTGCTCATTTCCGACGTGATGATGCCGTTGATGGATGGTCCGACCATGGTCCGACATGTTCGCGAGCGTTATCCCGATCTGCCGATCCTGTTCATGTCGGGCTATGCCGAGGAGACGCTGCGCAAGTCGATCGACCTCGACAATGTCCAGTTTCTCGCCAAGCCCTTCTCGGTGCAACAGCTTGCCGAAGCCGCTCGTAGCGTTTTGACAGCGAAATAA
- a CDS encoding response regulator: MSSPQHILIVEDEPLIAMMLEDFLDVLGKQLAGSVDNVADALALIEAGGIDAAILDVNLRGGEKSFAIADALAGIGVPFVFASGGSGEAIIEEHRERPRLAKPFTMDGVAKALEALN; encoded by the coding sequence ATGAGCTCACCGCAGCATATCCTCATTGTCGAGGACGAGCCCCTTATCGCCATGATGCTTGAGGATTTCCTCGACGTGCTGGGCAAGCAGCTGGCCGGCAGCGTGGATAATGTCGCCGATGCGCTGGCGCTGATCGAAGCGGGTGGAATCGACGCGGCGATTCTCGATGTGAATCTGCGCGGTGGGGAAAAGAGTTTTGCGATTGCCGATGCGCTGGCGGGAATTGGTGTTCCGTTCGTTTTCGCCAGTGGCGGAAGCGGTGAAGCGATAATCGAGGAGCATCGCGAACGTCCCAGATTGGCCAAACCATTCACCATGGATGGCGTCGCCAAGGCACTGGAAGCGCTTAACTAA